One Streptomyces sp. NBC_01237 genomic region harbors:
- a CDS encoding chitinase: MERSVGSRRRRRHTRPVLGGAMAVVAAGALTVTGLVSSAQAADVNVAKNAGFESGLANWTCSGGTGTTVSSPVHGGTSALKATPAGQDNAKCSQTVAVKPNSTYTLSSWVQGGYAYLGASGTGTTDVSTWSPGSTGWTQLSTSFKTGASTTSVTVYTHGWYGQASYLVDDISVTGPDGGGGTDPGPSIPASPAGLAAGTATTSSVALSWNAVSGATGYTVYKDGAKATTSTGASATVTGLAADTAYQFSVSATNAAGESVKSAAVSVRTAKEGTGPGPVTSVPKHAVTGYWQNFNNGATVQKLSDVPANYDIIAVSFADATTTPGAVTFNLDSAGLNGYTVAQFKADIKAKQATGKNVIISVGGEKGSVAVNSDASATAFANSVYALIQEYGFNGVDIDLENGLNSTYMTKALRSLSSKAGSGLVITMAPQTIDMQSTSGEYFKTALNIKDILTVVNMQYYNSGSMLGCDGKVYSQGSVDFLTALACIQLEGGLDASQVGLGVPASTRGAGSGYVAPSVVNAALDCLTKGTGCGSFKPAKTYPALRGAMTWSTNWDATAGNAWSNAVGPHVHGLP, encoded by the coding sequence GTGGAACGCTCCGTAGGCAGCAGGCGCAGAAGGCGTCACACCCGACCCGTACTCGGCGGCGCCATGGCCGTCGTCGCGGCCGGGGCCCTGACCGTCACCGGACTCGTCAGCAGCGCCCAGGCGGCCGACGTCAACGTCGCCAAGAACGCAGGATTCGAGTCCGGCCTCGCCAACTGGACCTGTAGCGGAGGAACCGGCACCACCGTCTCCTCCCCCGTGCACGGCGGTACGTCCGCGCTCAAGGCCACCCCGGCCGGCCAGGACAACGCCAAGTGCTCCCAGACGGTGGCCGTCAAGCCCAACTCCACGTACACGCTCAGCTCCTGGGTCCAGGGCGGATACGCCTACCTCGGCGCCAGCGGCACCGGCACGACGGACGTCTCCACCTGGTCACCGGGCTCGACCGGCTGGACCCAGCTCTCCACGAGCTTCAAGACCGGCGCCTCCACCACCTCGGTGACCGTCTACACCCACGGCTGGTACGGACAGGCGTCCTACCTCGTCGACGACATCTCGGTGACCGGCCCCGACGGGGGCGGCGGCACCGACCCCGGCCCGTCGATCCCCGCCTCGCCCGCCGGTCTCGCCGCGGGCACGGCGACGACCTCCTCGGTGGCCCTCTCCTGGAACGCCGTCTCCGGCGCCACCGGGTACACCGTGTACAAGGACGGCGCGAAGGCCACCACGTCCACCGGGGCCTCGGCGACCGTCACCGGCCTGGCCGCCGACACGGCGTACCAGTTCTCGGTGAGCGCCACCAACGCGGCCGGTGAGTCGGTCAAGTCCGCCGCGGTCAGCGTCCGTACGGCGAAGGAGGGCACGGGCCCCGGCCCGGTGACCTCGGTGCCCAAGCACGCGGTGACCGGCTACTGGCAGAACTTCAACAACGGCGCCACCGTCCAGAAGCTCAGCGACGTCCCCGCCAACTACGACATCATCGCGGTCTCCTTCGCGGACGCCACGACGACGCCGGGCGCCGTCACCTTCAACCTGGACTCCGCCGGACTGAACGGCTACACGGTCGCCCAGTTCAAGGCCGACATCAAGGCCAAGCAGGCCACCGGGAAGAACGTCATCATCTCGGTCGGCGGCGAGAAGGGCTCCGTCGCGGTCAACAGCGACGCCTCCGCCACGGCCTTCGCGAACTCGGTCTACGCGCTCATCCAGGAGTACGGCTTCAACGGGGTCGACATCGACCTGGAGAACGGTCTCAACTCCACGTACATGACGAAGGCGCTGCGCTCGCTGTCCTCGAAGGCGGGCTCCGGCCTCGTCATCACGATGGCGCCGCAGACCATCGACATGCAGTCGACGTCCGGTGAGTACTTCAAGACGGCGCTCAACATCAAGGACATCCTGACCGTCGTCAACATGCAGTACTACAACAGCGGTTCGATGCTGGGCTGCGACGGCAAGGTCTACTCGCAGGGCTCGGTGGACTTCCTCACCGCGCTCGCCTGCATCCAGCTGGAGGGCGGCCTCGACGCCTCGCAGGTCGGCCTCGGTGTCCCCGCCTCCACCCGGGGCGCGGGCAGCGGCTACGTCGCCCCGTCCGTCGTGAACGCGGCCCTGGACTGCCTGACCAAGGGCACCGGCTGCGGCTCCTTCAAGCCGGCCAAGACCTACCCGGCACTGCGCGGCGCGATGACCTGGTCCACGAACTGGGACGCCACGGCGGGCAACGCCTGGTCCAACGCGGTCGGCCCGCACGTCCACGGCCTGCCGTAA
- the cpaB gene encoding Flp pilus assembly protein CpaB has translation MNSRQRRGVILLLLSVLCAFGAFAGVLSVISDVNSKVGPEVTAYQLKSDVAPYTALNDGQFEKIKMPKRWLSENAVTNLREVESKIAVTQLRKGSLLQSDMMARKPELRAGEQEIAIMIDAATGVAGKITPGATVNIYATFAGEDRDDVSQSKVIVSNAKVLDVGKLTALEPRGDQRSTQSTEAVPITFALNTLDTQRVAYAESFAEHVRLALVAPGSDGTIRPGDRTYTLDKDK, from the coding sequence ATGAACTCCCGCCAGCGCCGCGGCGTGATACTCCTGCTCCTGTCGGTCCTGTGTGCCTTCGGTGCTTTCGCCGGCGTGCTCTCGGTGATCAGCGACGTCAACTCGAAGGTCGGCCCCGAGGTGACCGCCTATCAGCTGAAATCCGACGTGGCCCCCTATACGGCCCTGAACGACGGCCAGTTCGAGAAGATCAAGATGCCCAAGCGCTGGCTCTCGGAGAACGCCGTGACCAACCTGCGGGAAGTCGAATCGAAGATCGCCGTCACCCAGCTCCGCAAGGGCTCGCTGCTCCAGTCGGACATGATGGCCCGCAAGCCCGAACTCCGTGCCGGTGAGCAGGAGATCGCCATCATGATCGACGCGGCGACGGGTGTCGCGGGCAAGATCACGCCCGGCGCCACCGTCAACATCTACGCCACGTTCGCCGGTGAGGACCGGGACGACGTCTCCCAGTCCAAGGTCATCGTCTCCAACGCCAAGGTGCTGGACGTGGGCAAGCTGACCGCTCTGGAGCCCCGCGGGGACCAGCGGAGCACCCAGAGCACCGAGGCCGTGCCGATCACCTTCGCCCTGAACACGCTGGACACCCAGCGTGTGGCCTACGCCGAGTCCTTCGCGGAGCACGTGCGGCTCGCCCTCGTCGCGCCCGGCAGCGACGGCACCATCCGCCCGGGGGACCGCACCTACACGCTCGACAAGGACAAGTGA
- a CDS encoding AAA family ATPase, whose protein sequence is MTTRILPAVGDLDAARSVTTLLSQLPDAEPAAPVGDSTQLIDTLARLAGESLDELPEVVLVHERIGPVPALELIREVSMRFPSVGVVLITADANPGLFADAMDSGARGLVTLPLSYEELANRVQAASQWSAGVRRHLTASNDVFTGPGGMVLTVTGAKGGVGATVTAIQLALAAQASGHTVALVDMDLQTGDVASYLDVQFRRSLVDLALITEISPRVLADAVFSHSTGLALLLAPGEGERGEEVSDRSARQIVSALRTRYEIVVIDCGGQMNGANAAAIEMADVALLVTTPDVIAVRGAKRIVRMWERLQIRKAEETITLVNRFTRNTEIQPPLIQKITGTQVANAAVPANFKELQASVDAGRLHELDAKSTVKQALWGLAGELGIVKVSASKKKSGVAFKNDRGSIGRPRRRRDGDDQGHGKTEGTR, encoded by the coding sequence ATGACCACCAGAATCCTCCCGGCCGTCGGTGACCTCGACGCGGCCAGATCGGTCACCACACTGCTCAGCCAGCTGCCCGACGCGGAACCGGCCGCGCCGGTCGGCGACTCGACCCAGCTGATCGACACCCTGGCCAGGCTCGCGGGCGAATCCCTCGACGAGCTGCCCGAGGTCGTGCTGGTCCATGAGCGGATCGGCCCGGTACCGGCCCTGGAGCTCATCCGGGAAGTGTCGATGCGCTTCCCGTCCGTCGGGGTCGTCCTGATCACCGCGGATGCCAACCCCGGCCTGTTCGCCGACGCCATGGACTCCGGCGCCCGCGGGCTCGTCACGCTGCCGCTGAGCTACGAGGAGCTGGCCAACCGGGTCCAGGCCGCGTCCCAGTGGTCGGCCGGTGTCCGGCGCCACCTCACGGCGAGCAATGACGTGTTCACCGGCCCCGGGGGCATGGTCCTGACCGTGACCGGCGCCAAGGGCGGCGTGGGTGCCACCGTCACGGCGATCCAACTCGCCCTGGCGGCACAGGCGTCGGGCCACACGGTGGCCCTGGTCGACATGGACCTCCAGACCGGTGACGTCGCCTCGTACCTCGATGTGCAGTTCCGGCGCTCGCTCGTCGACCTGGCGCTGATCACGGAGATCTCGCCGCGGGTCCTGGCCGACGCGGTGTTCTCCCACTCGACGGGCCTGGCCCTGCTGCTGGCACCCGGCGAGGGGGAACGGGGCGAGGAGGTCAGCGACCGGTCCGCCCGCCAGATCGTCAGCGCGCTGCGCACCCGCTACGAGATCGTGGTCATCGACTGCGGCGGCCAGATGAACGGGGCCAACGCGGCGGCCATCGAGATGGCGGACGTGGCCCTGCTGGTGACGACCCCGGACGTCATCGCGGTGCGCGGCGCCAAGCGCATCGTACGGATGTGGGAACGGCTCCAGATCCGCAAGGCGGAGGAGACCATCACCCTCGTCAACCGCTTCACCCGCAACACCGAGATCCAGCCGCCCCTGATCCAGAAGATCACCGGAACCCAGGTGGCGAACGCGGCGGTGCCCGCGAACTTCAAGGAACTCCAGGCATCGGTGGACGCCGGTCGCCTGCACGAACTGGATGCCAAGAGCACCGTCAAGCAAGCGCTCTGGGGACTCGCCGGAGAACTGGGCATCGTCAAGGTCAGCGCGAGCAAGAAGAAGAGCGGCGTCGCATTCAAAAACGACCGTGGCTCGATCGGACGGCCGCGCCGACGGCGCGACGGGGACGACCAGGGCCACGGGAAGACCGAGGGGACACGTTGA
- a CDS encoding TadE/TadG family type IV pilus assembly protein, which yields MRGRDRDRGQTAIEFLGMTPFIILIMLVLWECALIGYTWSLAGNAADVGARKGSGAEYAQSRACKQGAKAHLPDAWKDGVKITCRSSRELYKADVKLKVPVLVPGLFDLDVKITGHAGSALEG from the coding sequence GTGCGAGGCCGTGACCGAGACCGCGGGCAGACCGCGATCGAGTTCCTGGGGATGACCCCGTTCATCATCCTGATCATGCTCGTGCTCTGGGAGTGCGCGCTGATCGGTTACACCTGGAGCCTCGCGGGGAACGCGGCGGACGTGGGCGCGCGCAAGGGCAGCGGCGCGGAGTACGCGCAGAGCCGGGCGTGCAAGCAGGGGGCGAAGGCGCACCTGCCGGATGCCTGGAAGGACGGCGTCAAGATCACGTGCAGGTCCAGCCGTGAGCTGTACAAGGCCGACGTCAAACTCAAGGTCCCTGTCCTGGTTCCGGGCCTGTTCGACCTGGACGTGAAGATCACGGGCCACGCCGGCTCGGCGCTGGAGGGCTGA
- a CDS encoding TadE/TadG family type IV pilus assembly protein, with amino-acid sequence MTATSRVKRFGGRNTDSRRPCPRRTDRGQVAIEYLGFLPLLLLVALLAIQAGLAAYTTAQAGTAARAAARTASKDFPTGDARTAARDAMSDWLAEDGFKYDEREGSGDVTVTIKIEVPNVVPGMKGKWGKAERSSTMPRG; translated from the coding sequence ATGACCGCAACCTCACGTGTGAAGCGCTTCGGTGGCAGGAACACCGACAGCCGTCGGCCCTGCCCCCGCCGTACCGACCGGGGCCAGGTCGCCATCGAGTACCTGGGCTTCCTCCCCCTCCTCCTCCTCGTCGCCCTCCTCGCCATCCAGGCCGGACTCGCCGCGTACACGACCGCCCAGGCTGGTACGGCGGCCCGTGCGGCGGCCAGGACGGCGTCCAAGGACTTCCCCACCGGCGACGCCCGTACGGCCGCCAGGGACGCGATGAGCGACTGGCTCGCGGAGGACGGCTTCAAGTACGACGAGCGCGAAGGCTCCGGCGATGTGACGGTCACCATCAAGATCGAGGTCCCCAACGTGGTTCCAGGGATGAAGGGCAAATGGGGCAAGGCCGAACGGAGTTCCACCATGCCCCGCGGCTAG
- a CDS encoding CpaF family protein: MSLRARMTAPEEQGGAREDGHMVATYRAKLLEEIDLAEMSSLAAAERRARLERVLGHIISREGPVLSTMERSQLIRRVVDEALGLGILEPLLEDASITEIMVNGPDQIFVERSGKVEQLPMRFGSHEQLMQTIERIVSTVNRRVDESNPMVDARLPSGERVNVIIPPLSLTGATLTIRRFPRSFTLQEMIGFGSLDEQMLILLAGLVQAKLNIIVSGATGTGKTTLLNALSGLIPNSERIVTIEDSAELQLQQSHVIRLESRPANVEGKGQITIRDLVRNSLRMRPDRIVVGEVRGGESLDMLQAMSTGHDGSLATVHANNAEDALMRLQTLASMSEIKIPFEALHDQINSAVDVIVQLTRHADGTRKVTEIAALDSHGRDPYRIVTVAKFNARPMDAEGRILGDFQYLPLPRRIADRLYMASQPIPQAFGVAASAEQLATREAN, encoded by the coding sequence ATGAGCCTGCGGGCACGCATGACCGCCCCGGAGGAGCAAGGCGGGGCACGGGAGGACGGCCACATGGTGGCCACCTACCGGGCCAAGCTGCTGGAGGAGATCGACCTCGCGGAGATGTCCTCGCTGGCCGCCGCCGAGCGGCGGGCCCGCCTGGAGCGCGTCCTCGGGCACATCATCAGCCGCGAGGGGCCGGTCCTCTCGACCATGGAGCGCTCGCAGCTGATCCGCCGCGTGGTCGACGAGGCCCTCGGACTCGGCATCCTGGAACCGCTCCTCGAAGACGCCTCCATCACCGAAATCATGGTGAACGGGCCGGACCAGATCTTCGTGGAGCGCAGCGGCAAGGTCGAACAGCTCCCGATGCGCTTCGGCTCGCACGAGCAGCTGATGCAGACCATCGAGCGCATCGTGTCGACCGTCAACCGCCGGGTGGACGAGTCCAACCCCATGGTCGACGCGCGACTGCCCAGCGGTGAGCGTGTCAACGTGATCATCCCGCCGCTGTCCCTGACCGGCGCGACGCTCACCATCCGGCGGTTCCCGAGGTCCTTCACCCTCCAGGAGATGATCGGCTTCGGGTCGCTGGACGAGCAGATGCTGATCCTGCTCGCCGGTCTCGTACAGGCCAAGCTCAACATCATCGTCTCCGGCGCCACCGGCACCGGAAAGACGACGCTGCTCAACGCGCTGTCCGGGCTGATCCCGAACAGCGAGCGCATCGTGACGATCGAGGACTCCGCCGAACTCCAGCTCCAGCAGAGCCATGTGATCCGGCTGGAGTCCCGACCGGCGAACGTGGAGGGCAAGGGCCAGATCACCATCCGCGACCTGGTGCGCAACTCCCTGCGTATGCGCCCCGACCGCATCGTCGTCGGTGAGGTCCGAGGCGGCGAATCGCTTGACATGCTCCAGGCGATGTCCACCGGTCACGACGGATCGCTCGCCACCGTCCACGCCAACAACGCCGAGGACGCGCTGATGCGTCTGCAGACCCTGGCCTCCATGTCGGAGATCAAGATCCCGTTCGAGGCGCTGCACGACCAGATCAACAGCGCCGTCGACGTCATCGTCCAGCTGACCCGGCACGCCGACGGAACGCGAAAGGTCACCGAGATCGCGGCCCTGGACTCGCACGGCCGGGACCCGTACCGCATCGTCACCGTGGCCAAGTTCAACGCCCGGCCGATGGATGCCGAAGGACGGATCCTCGGGGATTTCCAGTACCTCCCCCTGCCCCGCCGGATCGCCGACCGCCTCTACATGGCCAGCCAGCCCATCCCCCAGGCGTTCGGTGTCGCCGCATCCGCCGAACAGCTCGCCACCCGAGAGGCCAACTAG
- a CDS encoding type II secretion system F family protein, with the protein MDNVNLPLITIGVTLLCGVLGVMGLHAYSGGKADRDELVDRLSHVGHLPETGRRRRFRTLDRKLRKTALGRKLELKLGATGMELTPGEFFVYALLAMAGLWMIASSMLAAFFGPVAALIGLWGTNAFLNWQRVKRTERFINQLPELSRILANATQAGLALRTALSMAADELENPAGEELARVARRLAVGEPLEDALSEVTDRLPSRELVVLVTTLVLSNRAGGTVVSSLRNLTETLEERKETRREVKTQLSQVTVTAYAVPGFGIGAMLLMNAVMPGALDRMTGALIGQIAVVISIVLYAIGFIVIRRLSRIDV; encoded by the coding sequence ATGGACAATGTGAATCTCCCCCTGATCACGATCGGCGTCACCCTGCTGTGCGGTGTGCTCGGCGTCATGGGCCTGCACGCCTACTCCGGCGGCAAGGCCGACCGCGACGAGCTGGTCGACCGGCTCTCCCACGTCGGTCACCTTCCCGAGACGGGCCGTCGTCGCCGGTTCCGCACGCTCGACCGCAAGCTGCGCAAAACCGCTCTGGGCCGGAAGCTGGAACTGAAGCTCGGCGCGACCGGCATGGAGCTCACACCGGGCGAGTTCTTCGTGTACGCGCTCCTGGCGATGGCCGGGCTGTGGATGATCGCCTCCTCGATGCTCGCCGCGTTCTTCGGCCCGGTGGCCGCCCTGATCGGCCTGTGGGGCACCAACGCCTTCCTGAACTGGCAGCGGGTCAAGCGCACCGAACGCTTCATCAACCAGCTCCCCGAGCTGTCCCGCATCCTCGCCAACGCCACCCAGGCGGGCCTGGCCCTGCGGACCGCGCTGTCCATGGCCGCCGACGAGCTGGAGAACCCGGCCGGTGAGGAACTGGCCCGCGTCGCCCGCCGCCTCGCCGTCGGTGAACCCCTGGAGGACGCGCTCAGCGAGGTGACCGACCGGCTGCCCTCACGCGAACTCGTCGTCCTGGTGACCACACTGGTCCTCTCCAACCGGGCCGGCGGTACGGTCGTCAGCTCCCTGCGCAACCTCACCGAGACCCTGGAGGAACGCAAGGAGACCCGGCGCGAGGTCAAGACCCAGCTGTCCCAGGTCACCGTCACCGCGTACGCCGTACCCGGCTTCGGGATCGGCGCCATGCTGCTGATGAACGCCGTGATGCCCGGCGCCCTCGACCGGATGACCGGGGCCCTCATCGGCCAGATCGCCGTCGTCATCTCCATCGTCCTGTACGCGATCGGATTCATCGTGATCCGGCGCCTGTCCCGTATCGACGTCTGA
- a CDS encoding DUF5936 domain-containing protein, with product MDLLLPLVVGLAVYGAIHGIRMYRADAKLPGDLAIALESGATRTSAVGSGIDRLGIRWAPMVLRMMGPKAVTKKRRQIDLAGNPGGLTIDRYAARRAVYGALGALGAFAMVLQGQLFLAIFMIAFGLFWVEAGIWSAIRVRREHIERTLPDFLDVLAVVVSAGLGFRQALARVAEKYEGPWADELRITLRQMDMGVSRRQAFDELRRRNDSEQVAMFVTTLQQGEELGAPIVETLIQIANDMRRTDAQNARRKAAKAVPKATFAVTSFLLPGTLLLLTVGFVYGANVDFGALTGG from the coding sequence ATGGACTTGTTGCTTCCACTCGTCGTCGGACTCGCGGTGTACGGAGCCATCCACGGCATCCGGATGTACCGGGCCGATGCCAAACTGCCCGGCGACCTCGCCATCGCCCTGGAATCCGGCGCCACCCGCACCAGCGCGGTGGGCTCCGGCATCGACCGGCTCGGCATCCGCTGGGCCCCCATGGTGCTGCGGATGATGGGACCCAAGGCGGTCACCAAGAAGCGCCGTCAGATCGACCTGGCCGGTAACCCCGGCGGTCTCACCATCGACCGGTACGCCGCCCGGCGCGCCGTCTACGGGGCGCTCGGCGCCCTCGGTGCGTTCGCGATGGTCCTGCAGGGGCAGCTCTTCCTCGCCATCTTCATGATCGCCTTCGGTCTCTTCTGGGTGGAGGCGGGCATCTGGTCCGCCATCCGGGTCCGCCGCGAACACATCGAGCGCACCCTTCCCGACTTCCTGGACGTCCTGGCCGTCGTCGTGTCGGCCGGTCTCGGCTTCCGCCAGGCGCTCGCCCGCGTCGCCGAGAAGTACGAAGGCCCCTGGGCCGACGAACTCCGCATCACCCTGCGTCAGATGGACATGGGTGTCAGCCGGCGCCAGGCATTCGACGAACTGCGCAGGCGCAACGACTCGGAGCAGGTCGCGATGTTCGTCACCACGCTCCAGCAGGGCGAGGAGCTCGGTGCCCCGATCGTCGAGACACTGATCCAGATCGCCAACGACATGCGCCGCACCGACGCCCAGAACGCCCGCCGCAAGGCCGCCAAGGCCGTGCCCAAGGCGACCTTCGCCGTCACCTCGTTCCTCCTGCCCGGCACGCTCCTCCTGCTGACCGTCGGCTTCGTCTACGGCGCCAACGTCGACTTCGGCGCGCTGACGGGCGGCTGA
- a CDS encoding sensor histidine kinase, translating to MTFQLSGIQHGLTADMSTAATDPQARPALAIQVNALQAMCRQVFGFRLAMIAIATPFAISHTARGLATWFIGAAILITFMGSYLLFRDWERFGPRLLRHPWLLGIDVFFGALLLITATPESTLAYVTVCTPLLAGLVYGWRGAAVFAAVQVVIVFGVYNTVPKLEGGDATNLLLPGFCVIAGAVGVTLRNLLLRFGTASQALTETRARLAVNEAVEGERTRLAREMHDSVAKTLHGLALAADGLAGSADRMDPPTVRQQAELVARAARRAAAESRELLTDLRRESGLDGGVDVVDELRARAADFSDRHGLAATFRRIQEHIPVPPVPQAVARQLLTVASEAMENAHRHAGPTYLIVLAGVKGDVLRVSVYDDGRGLPAGTTLDSLRRAGHFGLVGMVERAASIGARIRIGRGEASQGTEVRLEIPLAALGTTDTVPPSTPHP from the coding sequence ATGACGTTTCAGCTCAGCGGCATCCAGCACGGACTCACCGCGGACATGTCCACGGCCGCCACCGACCCGCAGGCGCGCCCCGCGCTCGCCATCCAGGTCAACGCCCTCCAGGCGATGTGCCGTCAGGTCTTCGGCTTCCGGCTGGCGATGATCGCCATAGCCACCCCGTTCGCCATCAGCCACACCGCGCGCGGCCTCGCCACCTGGTTCATCGGGGCGGCGATCCTCATCACGTTCATGGGCAGCTACCTCCTGTTCCGCGACTGGGAACGCTTCGGCCCGCGCCTTCTGCGCCACCCCTGGCTGCTCGGCATCGACGTGTTCTTCGGCGCACTGCTGCTGATCACCGCCACCCCCGAGTCGACGCTCGCCTACGTCACCGTCTGCACCCCGCTCCTCGCCGGCCTCGTCTACGGCTGGCGGGGAGCCGCGGTCTTCGCCGCCGTCCAGGTCGTCATCGTCTTCGGCGTCTACAACACCGTCCCGAAGCTCGAAGGCGGCGACGCGACCAACCTCCTGCTTCCCGGCTTCTGCGTGATCGCCGGTGCCGTCGGCGTCACCCTGCGCAATCTGCTCCTGCGCTTCGGCACAGCCAGCCAGGCCCTCACCGAGACCCGCGCCCGCCTCGCCGTCAACGAGGCCGTCGAAGGGGAACGCACCCGTCTCGCCCGCGAGATGCACGACTCCGTCGCCAAGACCCTGCACGGTCTCGCCCTGGCCGCCGACGGCCTCGCCGGATCCGCCGACCGGATGGACCCGCCCACCGTCAGGCAGCAGGCCGAACTCGTCGCCCGTGCCGCCCGCCGGGCCGCGGCCGAGTCCCGCGAACTGCTCACCGACCTCCGGCGCGAGTCCGGCCTGGACGGCGGCGTGGACGTCGTCGACGAACTCCGCGCCCGTGCGGCCGACTTCAGCGACCGCCACGGCCTCGCCGCGACCTTCCGCCGGATCCAGGAGCACATCCCCGTACCGCCCGTCCCGCAGGCGGTCGCCCGGCAGCTGCTCACGGTCGCCTCCGAAGCCATGGAGAACGCCCACCGCCACGCGGGCCCCACCTACCTGATCGTTCTCGCGGGCGTGAAGGGCGACGTCCTGCGCGTCAGCGTCTACGACGACGGACGCGGCCTGCCCGCGGGCACCACCCTCGACTCCCTCCGCCGGGCCGGACACTTCGGCCTCGTCGGCATGGTCGAACGCGCCGCTTCCATCGGCGCCCGCATCCGGATCGGCAGGGGAGAGGCTTCCCAGGGCACCGAGGTGCGCCTGGAAATACCCCTCGCCGCTCTTGGCACCACCGATACCGTCCCTCCATCCACCCCCCACCCGTAG
- a CDS encoding response regulator transcription factor — MPDDVPRASSQNWVAQNHASPHASPHIAPRTTEHGSSGFPVPQQTAAPEVLPVPFPTTPGPQAPAQLRVVVADDNPVVRAGLGVLLSGRADIEVVAEAADGRQAYELALRHRPDVVLLDVRMPGVDGISALPHLVRIAPVMMLTYSRESEIVHEALRLGAGGYLVHGEFTADQLVQAVRDTKHGRANFTATAANALLAHMRNGVDPGRGTLPEGLGTALTVGGPYPPPGYEAQPGFTPSPPLTVAPRQVREPEGLSQLQPVVGQSSMTRGPGAALNRQHHGLSSREVEVMELIASGMSNQQIAATCFISEKTVKNHINRIFTKLHSGSRSEAIARWLGTAPATGSGSRGAGGHG, encoded by the coding sequence ATGCCGGACGACGTCCCCCGCGCGTCGAGTCAGAACTGGGTGGCACAGAACCACGCCTCCCCGCACGCCTCGCCGCACATCGCACCGCGCACCACGGAACACGGCTCTTCAGGGTTTCCCGTTCCCCAGCAGACCGCGGCACCCGAGGTCCTGCCCGTCCCCTTCCCGACGACACCCGGTCCCCAGGCTCCCGCCCAGCTCAGGGTGGTGGTGGCGGACGACAACCCCGTGGTCCGGGCCGGCCTGGGCGTACTGCTCTCCGGCCGCGCCGACATCGAGGTCGTCGCAGAGGCGGCGGACGGCCGCCAGGCCTATGAGCTGGCCCTGCGGCACCGCCCGGACGTCGTCCTGCTGGACGTCCGGATGCCCGGGGTCGACGGCATCTCGGCCCTGCCGCACCTGGTGCGGATCGCACCCGTGATGATGCTGACCTACAGCCGTGAGAGCGAGATCGTCCACGAGGCCCTGCGGCTGGGCGCGGGCGGCTATCTGGTGCACGGCGAGTTCACGGCGGACCAGCTGGTCCAGGCGGTGCGCGACACGAAGCACGGCCGGGCCAACTTCACGGCCACCGCCGCGAACGCCCTGCTCGCCCATATGCGCAACGGCGTGGACCCCGGGCGCGGAACGCTCCCGGAGGGCCTGGGCACCGCCCTGACCGTCGGCGGACCGTACCCGCCCCCCGGCTACGAGGCACAGCCCGGCTTCACACCATCGCCACCACTCACGGTGGCGCCACGACAGGTCCGAGAACCGGAAGGTCTTTCGCAACTGCAACCTGTTGTGGGACAGTCTTCCATGACCAGGGGGCCCGGCGCGGCTCTCAACAGGCAACACCACGGGCTGAGTTCGAGGGAGGTGGAGGTCATGGAGCTGATTGCGTCCGGAATGAGCAACCAGCAGATCGCCGCCACCTGCTTCATCAGCGAGAAGACCGTGAAGAACCACATCAACCGCATCTTCACGAAACTTCACAGCGGCAGCCGCAGCGAGGCGATCGCCCGCTGGCTGGGCACGGCACCCGCGACGGGCAGCGGCTCGCGAGGGGCGGGCGGTCATGGCTGA
- a CDS encoding Flp family type IVb pilin has translation MSNITLKTAVRVNGWANTAVSSIQKRYAAKDRGQTAFEYLGIILVVVAIIGAIAASGIGGNISSRIDGLVTSITSK, from the coding sequence ATGTCGAACATCACCCTGAAGACCGCCGTCCGCGTCAACGGCTGGGCCAACACCGCCGTCAGCAGCATCCAGAAGCGCTACGCGGCGAAGGACCGGGGTCAGACGGCATTCGAGTACCTGGGCATCATCCTGGTGGTCGTGGCGATCATCGGTGCGATCGCGGCCTCGGGCATCGGCGGGAACATCTCGTCGCGGATCGACGGGCTGGTCACTTCCATCACCTCGAAGTGA